The region AAGAAAAACTTATGAAACAACATAACTATCCAGGGTATGTTAAGCACAAGGCGGAACATGAACTTTTTGTATCAAAAGTTGGTGAGTTCAAGGAAAAGTATGAAAAGGGACAGCTGGCATTAACTATGGAAGTCCTCAGTTTTTTGAAAAGCTGGTTAACAAATCACATCCTCAACTCCGACAAGAAATATGGACCTTTTTTCAACAACAAAGGAATTTACTAACAATTTTTGTATTCTCGAGGTATCGCCCTTCAGCAGGTATTATATTTTCTGATACACTTTGTCCTTTAGATTGATACATTTAAATTTATTATTGAACTCTGAAGGTAGAGTTTCACTTTTACCAATGATCAGGTAACCTCTGCTTACAAGAGCGTTGTAGAAGTCATTGAATATCTTGGATTTTTGCGAATCATTGAAATATATGATTACATTCCGGCAAAAAATTCCATCAAGATATCTGGACACAGGGGTATCAGTGGTCAGGTCATGTCTTTTGAACCTGATATGTTTCTTCAGAAAACTTTTCACCCGATATCCATCGTCTTCCTTTTCGAAATATTTGTAAAGGAGCGCCTTATTCAGATTTTTCAATTGTGATGCGTCATAATATCCTTCTTTTGCCTTTTCTAAAGAATCCAAATCAATATCTGTTGCATATATTGTGAACAACCAGTCGCTGCCGAGAGCTTCATAGATGCATATTGCAATGCTGTATGGCTCCTCACCATTTGAGCATCCAGCGCTCCAAAAACGTAGCATGTTACTTTTAACCTTGAGTTTTCTGTTAGCAATATCTGGCAACACCATATCCATGAAAAACTTGAATGGAGTTACGTCTCGCATGAATTCTGTTACATTTATGGCAATAGTATTAATCAACTCTTCAATCTCTTTTTTACCGTTTTTTCTGAGAAAACTGAGGTATTCTTCAAACGTTTTGTTTCCCGTAGCTTTCATTCTCAGCTCAATACGCCTTTTTAAGTAACTCTCTCTGTACTGATTTAAGTCTATGCCTGATTGTTTTGAGATATAGTTTATTAACATCTTGAATGCTATATCCATAATTCTACACCGTTGCTGTATTTAACGAGCATTTTCCCACTATCTGTATAAAAGTAGACAGATCTTCCAACATCACCACCAACGTCTTCAGAAACGATCTTTATACCTTGACTCTCAAGAATATTTTTTATTGCATCAACGTTTCTATCACCTATTTTGAGCAAATTCATGTTCATGTGTTTGAATATTTGTGCTCCTCCGGCCAGTTTTGCGACAATATTGCGTTCTTTGCTACCAAGTCGCTTCATTGCACTGAGCATCATCTCCACTGCATGGTCTGCATATTTTGCGCTTTTGACGGTTCCATTTTTGGAGCTCGGAAGCATAACATGTGCCAGACCTCCAACCTTGTTGTACGGGTCGTACAGTGCAAGACCGATACAGGAGCCTAACCCTATGGTTTTCAGTACTGCCAGCCCTTTTACAACTCTGAACTCGCCTATGCCTATTAGGTGTTCGTGGATCATTTTACCATCTCTAATAGCTGCATTATGTATTCAAAGAATTTTTCAGTTGGAATCAACATTAAGAAAATGTTTACAGTATTGTCCTGATCAACCAAGTCAGTTTCGAAAATTATTAGGTTATCAGTTTTATCAGCAATCTGTGCAAGGAGAGCATCAATGACAGCAACAGAATAATCTTTGGCATAGCTGGGTGGTGTGGGGATTAACACAGTATCGAGCATGTTCGCAATCCCATCACAGAAATGAGATGCGAGAATGTTTGAGATTTCCATTATTGTGGATTCGACCATGCTTTCATCACTTGAATCTCCTATCAACAGTTCGGCGAGCTTGTTTGGAGAATCCTGAGGAAATATCATGTACAGAAACCCAGAATTATCGTTATCCATCGTGCTAAGCCCCACGACAGTTCCAACCACTATCTCATCTGGTTTTATGACTTTATCCAAATTTGAAAACTTCAATAAATATACCTCTGGTACCGTTATGTTTATCGGTCTGCCAAGCATCGTGGCCAAGGCAGTAGATGCGTTCCCAACACC is a window of Geoglobus acetivorans DNA encoding:
- a CDS encoding chemotaxis protein CheD; translation: MIHEHLIGIGEFRVVKGLAVLKTIGLGSCIGLALYDPYNKVGGLAHVMLPSSKNGTVKSAKYADHAVEMMLSAMKRLGSKERNIVAKLAGGAQIFKHMNMNLLKIGDRNVDAIKNILESQGIKIVSEDVGGDVGRSVYFYTDSGKMLVKYSNGVELWI
- a CDS encoding bacteriohemerythrin, which encodes MALITWNESFSVNIREIDEQHKKLVSMINRLHDAMLEGKGKEIMGELLNDMVEYTITHFSTEEKLMKQHNYPGYVKHKAEHELFVSKVGEFKEKYEKGQLALTMEVLSFLKSWLTNHILNSDKKYGPFFNNKGIY
- a CDS encoding CheR family methyltransferase, encoding MDIAFKMLINYISKQSGIDLNQYRESYLKRRIELRMKATGNKTFEEYLSFLRKNGKKEIEELINTIAINVTEFMRDVTPFKFFMDMVLPDIANRKLKVKSNMLRFWSAGCSNGEEPYSIAICIYEALGSDWLFTIYATDIDLDSLEKAKEGYYDASQLKNLNKALLYKYFEKEDDGYRVKSFLKKHIRFKRHDLTTDTPVSRYLDGIFCRNVIIYFNDSQKSKIFNDFYNALVSRGYLIIGKSETLPSEFNNKFKCINLKDKVYQKI
- a CDS encoding chemotaxis protein CheC: MSKFENLTNEELDILREMGNIGVGNASTALATMLGRPINITVPEVYLLKFSNLDKVIKPDEIVVGTVVGLSTMDNDNSGFLYMIFPQDSPNKLAELLIGDSSDESMVESTIMEISNILASHFCDGIANMLDTVLIPTPPSYAKDYSVAVIDALLAQIADKTDNLIIFETDLVDQDNTVNIFLMLIPTEKFFEYIMQLLEMVK